Proteins encoded by one window of Lathyrus oleraceus cultivar Zhongwan6 chromosome 1, CAAS_Psat_ZW6_1.0, whole genome shotgun sequence:
- the LOC127077360 gene encoding uncharacterized protein LOC127077360 produces the protein MDAKQNPPTRTNCNSPEFEFWMLRNPSFPQPNLLTADELFVDGVLLPLHLIPVTNNSDPPNPDPLVKDPDPEPDSQPESSSAITESSTTTTFSSSKRWKDIFRKGEKKTTENNNTEEKENKKKEKEKKKERKNGSGSTSAELNINIWPFSRSRSAGNTGTRPKLFPGAPVTRKVNSAPCSRSNSTGESKSRKWPNSPGRAGVHVGRSSPVWQVRRGISKNSEQQPLKTEKASKAESAATRRSKVVPGVGGKTRVLSLNVPMCIGYRHHLSCRSNESGSVGVSGGAVTNGGGECHHNDEGSGGNIFNLRNLFTKKSIVTSH, from the coding sequence ATGGATGCAAAACAAAACCCTCCAACTAGAACAAATTGCAACTCACCCGAATTTGAGTTCTGGATGCTCAGAAACCCATCTTTTCCACAACCAAATCTTCTCACCGCCGATGAACTCTTCGTCGACGGTGTACTCCTTCCCCTCCATCTTATCCCCGTCACAAATAACTCTGATCCACCAAACCCGGACCCACTAGTTAAAGACCCGGATCCAGAACCCGATTCCCAACCCGAATCTTCATCGGCTATAACTGAATCCTCAACCACCACCACTTTCTCATCTTCAAAACGGTGGAAAGATATTTTCCGAAAAGGTGAGAAAAAAACCACCGAAAATAACAACACAGAAGAGAAAGAGAACAAAAAGAaggagaaggagaagaagaaagAGAGAAAAAATGGAAGCGGTTCCACTTCTGCAGAGTTGAACATCAATATATGGCCATTTTCACGAAGTAGGTCCGCAGGTAATACCGGTACCCGACCCAAATTATTCCCCGGGGCTCCGGTTACCCGGAAAGTCAACAGCGCGCCGTGTTCTCGTAGCAACTCAACCGGAGAGTCAAAGTCGAGAAAATGGCCGAACAGTCCGGGTCGGGCCGGAGTTCACGTCGGTCGGAGCAGTCCCGTATGGCAAGTTCGTCGTGGTATCTCCAAAAACTCAGAGCAACAGCCTCTTAAGACAGAGAAAGCGTCAAAGGCTGAATCCGCCGCAACTCGCCGGAGCAAGGTAGTTCCCGGCGTTGGAGGTAAAACTAGGGTTTTGAGCTTGAATGTTCCGATGTGTATTGGCTACAGACATCACTTGAGCTGTAGAAGTAACGAGAGCGGTTCCGTCGGTGTGAGTGGTGGCGCCGTCACGAACGGTGGTGGTGAGTGTCATCATAATGATGAAGGAAGTGGGGGTAACATTTTTAATCTACGCAACCTCTTCACCAAAAAAAGCATAGTAACTTCTCACTAG